The following is a genomic window from Thioclava electrotropha.
CCCCTTTCCGGGGCCGGGCAGTTGGGCGCCAGAACCCTCATCAGGCATTCCGGCACTCATAAATTTGGGAAATCTTCCGCGACGTTTCAAGAGGGGCGCCGCTTTGGGCCAAGCCCTTAGGGGCGCAGAAATTTCGCCCCGGTTGCGCCCCCGCCAGACAGGATGCGCGGCTGGCCCTGCGCAGGCAAAGTGCCCCGGATTTGCGGTGCGGCGGAGGCGCTGGGGCCAGCGCTGGTAGATGCGGCGCGGATCACGCCCCGCCCGCTGCGCAGGGCGGATTTCAGCTGCGCGACGATCGCGGGCAATTCCATCCCATAGGCGCGCGAGACGCCATTCTTGCGCGAGCCCGAGGAGACCAGCGACACGATCTGCGCCCGTCCGCCTGCGGCGAGCCCCGAGCGGTCGAAAACCGGCGCACCCGAAGAGCCGTGATCGACATCGCAATCGAACCCGATCAACCCTTTCGCGCGACCGAACACGCTGCAGGCCTTTTGCCAAGACAGCGCATCGGCCCGGCCCTGCGCGTAAGACACCACCGACACTTCGGCCCCTGCGGCGGGCACATCGCCGACGCGAAAAGGCGCGGCGATCGAAGTCGGGATCGGCGCGGAGAGCTGCAGAAGGGCGACGTCGTGGCGCACGGTGTCCACCGAGAGCGGCACAAACGGGTTATAGTCGGGATCGGCGACCATTGCGGCGACCGGGCGCGCGGCGACCTCCGCCCCGTCGGTTTGGGCTGCGGCAAAACCAAGGGTCGCCGGGTCTCGCGGCCCTTTGGCGCGCCGGTCGTAGATACAATGGCCCGCCGTCAGCACCAGATCGGGCGCGATCAGAACGCCGGTGCAGTAGCCGTCAGCGCCGATGGTGACCTTGCCCACGGCCTCCCAGCCGAAGAGATCGGCGCGTTGCGACAGCCGGTCGAGCGCGGAATTGCGCGCTTCCTGCGCCTCGCCCATGCCACCCAGCAGAGCCAGAGCCACCACGCCGAAGATGATCCGCTTAACACCCATCGCGCTTATTTCGCCTTGATGAATTTTGCCCCGCCCGCGCGAATTTCGCGGGTGGTGGCGACGTTGTCGCGGCTCTCGATGGCCTGCCGGAGTTCGGCGACCCCACTGGCCAGCGCCCCGATAGAGACCGGGCGCGCGCCCATCTCGGCCTTGGCGGAGACCACCGAGACGATCTCGGGGCGACCATTGGCGAAGCTGAAGACCGGCGAGCCCGAGGCCCCGAAATCGGCCGAGCAGCTCATCACCACCGTCGCGC
Proteins encoded in this region:
- a CDS encoding trypsin-like serine peptidase, with translation MGVKRIIFGVVALALLGGMGEAQEARNSALDRLSQRADLFGWEAVGKVTIGADGYCTGVLIAPDLVLTAGHCIYDRRAKGPRDPATLGFAAAQTDGAEVAARPVAAMVADPDYNPFVPLSVDTVRHDVALLQLSAPIPTSIAAPFRVGDVPAAGAEVSVVSYAQGRADALSWQKACSVFGRAKGLIGFDCDVDHGSSGAPVFDRSGLAAGGRAQIVSLVSSGSRKNGVSRAYGMELPAIVAQLKSALRSGRGVIRAASTSAGPSASAAPQIRGTLPAQGQPRILSGGGATGAKFLRP